The segment ATCTCAATCGTACTCAGCACCCCACGGATGCCAATGCAGAGAGTAGCAGGAGTCATGCAATCTTCCAGGTTCACATCCGCATGGGGGACAGGAAAACCGGGCAGAAGCGCACCGTGAAGCTGTCAATGATCGATTTGGCGGGTAGTGAGCGTGCCTCGAGTACCAAGGGGATTGGGGTGCGTTTCAAGGAAGGCGCGAGCATCAATAAATCCCTCCTGGCGCTGGGGAATTGCATCAATAAGCTGGCCGATGGGATTGCCCATATCCCCTACAGAGATTCCAATCTCACGCGCATCCTCAAGGATAGCCTCGGGGGGAATTGTCAAACAGTCATGATTGCCAATGTTTCCCCATCATCCCTCATGTACGATGATACCTACAATACTCTCAAGTATGCCAGCAGGGCTAAGAAGATTCGCATTGCCTGCAAGCAGAATGTCCTCCGGGCGAATCTCCCAGCGGAATTCTATGCGAAGAAAACTGTTGCGCAGGAAGAGGAGATTGAGGCACTCAAGAAGCTCGTGAAGCAGCTGGAGGAGCGCAATGCCATCCAGGTGGCAGAAATAAAACGTCTCGAAGCGGAGAATGGAGCAAATCAGGAGAACATTCAGCCCAGGGAGCTTTCCCGGGAAGCTCCAGCACAGCCAGATCTCAAGGAGACCTACAGGAGGATCGATAGGATCTACGAGGAAATCCGCAGCGCCATGACAACGCTCATTCAGATCAACAGCAAGCAGAACATTCTCATTCTCAAGACAAAGTTCAAGAAGTGCATTGAGGAGCAGAAGAAGCTTCTCTATCTCGATGGGACTCAAATGAACTCggtgagttttcttcttttttcctttgacTGATATTGCAATCGATCTGCGTGATTTGATTCGTTTGAAACTCACGGGGAGCGTGTTTTGGAGACATTTTTTGTCTTCGGGATTATTCGGATATTTTCGGTTTTTagtattattttcattaaaaacacattttcctgcatttggcactattttaggcaaaaaaatgcataaagtccctttttattttcattaaaaacacattttcaataaaaaatttattataaaagatttttaacataaaaaatttagagattaaaaatcgtttatttgttttttcaaatgtttcaaatatCCAACCCAAAAGAAACCCTTCAAATCCCATTGTTTTGAAATCATTCGTGcaaaaaagtgaggttatgaaTTAAGATAAACATAATAAAGTGACAAAGTGAAACCGGCTGTGGAacaaaaaaaccccaaaaacaCCCTGAAATATCTTTCGGAGAATGTTGTCATCAATTCGTAGCTGTTCAAGAATCCTCCCACATCTCAGGCAAGCAATTGTCCTGCAAAAATTCCCCACAGAACTTCCGGGAATCTCCTACCGGCGGTGTATCTCACTCACACAGCGTTGGGATAAGAGTAAGGACAAGAAGAAGGATAAGAAGCCGGGAAAGGTGGAGATAAATGAGGAGATTCTGCGGGAACATGTGAAGTACGAAGCATTGCTGGGGCAGATGGAGAAGGCAATTGAAAATCTCAAGGAGGACTACATCCGGAATATTTCTCTGCGTTCCTCAACGGGCGCACTGGAAGAGTTGAAGGTTCGCGTGGATGGGAAGGAGCATAAATTGCAGGAATTGGGACAGATTATCCGGAAGAATCCACAGGTGATTGTGATAAATCTCAGTGGATTCCCGCAGACTATTCCCGCCGTGTTGGGGGCACTGCAGAAGAGTGGGATGAACCTCAATCCACAGCAGGATGGGACGACGCTCTTTGTCACTGTGCCCCCCGTGACGAAGGAGCATCGTGAGCAGCTCGCCAAGGGGGCAAAGGCGCTCTTCATCAAATGCCGTGATACCATCAGGACGGCCCAGAATGACACAGTGAAGAAGATCCGCAAATCCGGGAGTATCAGTGAGGATGTTGGCTTCAGCATTCAGCAGCAAGTTGTGGCAATTGGGGATAAATTCGTGGCAGAAGCAGAGAAAATTCACGATGTGAAGCACAAAGAGCTTCTTGGGGACAGGAAGTAGTTCTAATTTGTTGTCTCTGTTGCTTCCGGAAGGTGCTGGAGGAAGGTTTTTTGAGGAGATTTCTTCGGCgaataaaattgttcaatatagagatttattaataaaggatttttatagaaaattcagGGGGATTTTTTCTTAGACTTTCGGTTGTCCTGGAGAAGATTTTAGGGATTTCTGAATTTCCTGGTTTTTAAGAAGAATGCTTCAGAGAATTtccagaaatttttaatgataaaattaaaagattattaAGGTTCTCATGCTCTTCTGATGTCCAAAAAGGGAATTTCTGGATTTCCTGAGtatctgaaaataatttctgggCTTTCGAGACTTGCTGATAGTCTTTTTTAAAGGATCTTCttctgacttaaaaaaaaattagcttcCTCTTAACTTCTGGAATTTCTGAGACTTCTGGAATTTCTGGAGATTCTTAAACGAATCTCTGAACTACTAAAGCTTTCCAGAATTCGGATAAAGGGTCCTTAGACTTTTATTTATCATCTACGAGAGGATTTCCGGGGTTCGTGAAGTCTTTCAGGGATTCTTTAAACGGattcaaaggtttttttttaagcttccGGAACTAATTTCTGGGATTCTTCTGTTTCCTGTTGAtccaataaaagttttctgaagCTCCTCTGATTATCTGGGGGGTCCCTGGGAAAGATTTCTAACATTTCTGAAATTCATTCAGAGGATTCAAAGACATTTGAGGGATCCGAATGAAGAATTCTGAGTTTTTAAACCTTCctggaatttctttaaaggaTTCCTAGACTTTGAGCGcttttgaaaggaaatttctgaattttctggCGTTGCAAAGTTCCTGGAAAAAATTTCTGAGCTTTGAATTCTTACTTAGAAGGATTTCCAGATTTTTTGCGCTTCCAGCAAGATTTTTAGAGCTTCCTGTGGTTCCATAAGACATTCCTTAATCTTCTCAAATTTCCTATAGAATTCcagaaaagagaattttaatccATCCCGGAAaggaatttataaagaaaataaaatgttcagaagaggaaaattcttttatttcaggACATCTCCCGTTTGGAGGCATCAATAGACAAGTATTCCCGCCAAGTGGATGATCAGAAGAAGATGATGGATGAGTGGCAGGGCAAGTATCAGGCACTAGTGATGGAATTGGATGCCCTACGGCAGGATATTCAGGGGACAGCTGGGCAGGAGATGGTGGAGATGTACATGAAAGCGAAGGAGCGTGAGAGGACAATTATGTATCAGGATCAGAGGCATTTGCACATCAATAAGATGATGACGCTCATCAAGAATGACATGGAGAGCGGCAAGGCGGCCCAGCTGATGGGATGTGAACTTGTGCAGCAAATGTATTTGCTAATGCGGGCAAATAATGTGGCAATGGATGTGAATCTCAAGCGGAAGTTGCAGAAGTTGGCGAAACTCATTGAGGGGAAGGCGAGTATAAAGTTTGCCGATGACGATCAGGAGGATTCCTTTGAGGCATTGAGTAAGATTCGTGTGTTGGACTTTGATGTGGCCGTCGTGGGTGTGGGTGGTGGGAAGAGGATGCTCGAGGATGACAGCATGGGGATGCCGGCGAAGCGAAAGAGGCTCCTTATGGATGAGGCGGCAGCATCAACATCACTGCCACCGGTACCCCTATTTGCCCCACCCAATCCCAATGAGACGCATGTCATGAGTGGTGTGGCGCCCCTTGAGGATGCCCCAGCTGCTCAGGAGATGAATCACACATTCCGCGTCTCAACGGTCCTCACGGATCAGAAGAGGAATCTAAGTGGCAACAGCACAAAGGCTCACGCTGTGAGGTCGTCCCCAAAGAGATTGGCAGGACTCAGTAAGGCCACAAATAATGAGAACAAACGCAATTCCCCATATCGCGTAAAGAAGAGTCCCCGGACGATGAAGAGACCAATTCCAATTGCCaaaggtaaatttttaaagatcctcaaaaatcgttaaaagtcaataattttattcctatttaaatcctttttccaGCAGGTTTGCCTTTCCGCAATGGAATCAATGCGTTGCAGAAGAAGGAATCAGCTGTCCAGAAGTTCTGGAAGTAAAAAACGgaagaagaagagattttcagatgaattttgatttatattttgtaaattaatcgAGTGAAGAGACTGCACCAacatgagagaaaaatcatattttcaacattaaaaatgtttcaaaacaacAGGAGGAGcacatattttgcaattaaaagaacattttcccagctaaaaaaaatgtgttttattcttaaaaataaaggagtctattcatttttgttaGTTATTTGTCATGATTGAAGATTGACTTTCAGGTGAAATCTGCACAAAATGTGCGTAAGAATAACGTTAGTTTTTCGTGTAAAACAAGtattaaaaatgcatcaatTTTCACTGACTTTACAtacttaaccctttcaggaccgcgatcaatctagcgagcattgaattaaaaaaaattttcttttttttttaaataggtactaaacaatttttttcataatcccaacttaaaaattttcagtttttcgttcttcctgatcctgtgagtccttgatgatgtccttttgtggtcataaaatgatcaaggATTGTTAAGACAGTactcttgtactaatttggactcaatatcgAGCCTTTgagtcagcgtatgacccaatagaccttaaagggttaacaaatAATGATGCTATCATGACGTTAGGATTTAGTAAGTTAATGACTAAATTCTGACCATTTTTGACGATAATCTAACGTTATTATAACATTAATAAATAGTCAGAAAAGTCAAAACTATTCTGTGTTAGCTGGGAGGGATTTTGTGAGAAGTTGAAAAGAGTAGAGAAgcgaaaaaagttttatatttaagaattattcgaaaatttcttgaattttctccggtgagcgtaaattaaatttaacaattaaaacatttgaattgccagagctttcgacactctACGTGTCACCCTCAGTGGTAAAATAACATCTAAATTAATTGTGTGACGTAATTCATACCTACACGTCGGTTTActacaatattttatatttaattaattagttttattgTATTCacattctttattattttcttcatttaataaagtgtatggggtagattctgataaaaaacttttcttttctaacaactcaaaattttgttgtaagattttgacagatggagTATTTAActattggtttgtccaatatttacacggataTTTAACCTAacatattcacataaattcagtaaattttctgtctcattcacacccattgaatgtaatggtaaaaatgttaggctaaaaatccggataaatattggacaacaCAAGATAAAATGgatcaaaattgttctgcgatagaggaagtttttacatgaccagtgcatgaactcctttatGTAAATTAAGCCAAATAAGATGTTCTACTGTCTAAGGAATGTTTATTGAGAACATCCATAGAATTAATATCGAGATAATAGGAGTGCatgtggacgcgaaagggttaaactaatttatgcttaaaaaatcattccttCAACCCTTTcgcaataaaatcaaattcaatgactaaataaaatattctttactataaattaatgtaaaaaaaaagtaacgcAATCAAAGCTTAAAGCAGAAGAGGAGGGAGAGCCCAGCAGCGAAtggataaattcaaaatgtttcaGCACGCATGTTTATTTGTCTTGTGGGTCgttaaattgagaaatgtcGCTCTTTATAGATGAGAAAGCACAAAAAGAACGCACTTTAATTATCATTTAACACCAAACTGCGATGAGAGGGACCCAAAGGCATACACAACACGCCGAAGAGTGGCCGCGCGCAGttaagaaatataataatgCTCTTGTGTGTCGCATTTGGATGCTGCCGCGCGATATTCTTTCCACCATCGAGGAGAAGGAGGAAGACTtgcaattcaataaaaataaataatcgtAAATTAAAATGCGCACGCGTGTGTATTTGAATGGAATGAAACATCCCGCAGTGGATGAGGGAAAGGGGGGCATCCAAAGGGgggtatatgtacataataaagaaattttagtcACTCTCTATGACTCTCTAAATGCGCTTTGATGGCCACTTTACTGCCACCACCACCACGTTGTGATGATGGGTGCGGGGTCGGCGTGCGAAGATCTTCCGCGGGCAGGCCATTTAAACTTACATTTAAATGATGTTTGAATTtatgatgtaaaaaaaagaacagcaACGACCAATGTGGCGGTTAGGGGAGCTGCTCTCCTGTGTGTGCTGTGCGGAGTCAACAATTAAATTGCGGTGTGGCGCGCggcaattaaattatataaaagcCCCCCAATATGACTCTCTAATTGCCATAATATTCCGATTAATTGTGTGGATTTTGCAAGtttcctccacttttttttcttcctcctcatcCCCTCCTCCTCCTCGAGATGTTCTTTCAAATTACGCATTAATACCcattttaactattttatttacctacaattttatttttgatatcTCCTGGCGATCGCTCTGGATTAATCTGCTCAACAGGCTCAACATAATGTGACATAAAATGTTTGGTTTTACTATGGCGATTAAGGAAGATTAAAACATTACGCAGCACTTTTATGTATTACTAAaaagagttaattttttttgcaggaaaacCCATGCAAGCGGCATTGCAAACGATGCAAAGAATGAGCTTCTAAATGCTCTTATAAatgagcaataaaataatcagatttattaaaaaattacgcAAATTGGGACGAGTTGTTTACATTCATTATtatagtttaattttatttgtaaaaatatctAAGAAAAGataatcaattaaatgagATTTTGGGGTGAAGTTCTTAAAATTCAAGGGGTTGATAATTGCAGGAATTCAAGACAAcacatcaaaaaatattaattcggAATATTTAGGGTTGAAAGAGCCCGAAAAGTGttcagaaataaaattataaataaaaactttaatttatttcccaatttataataattttggagcttttggagaatttttttttgtgccaaaTCAAAGCTTTTTCAATGCTTAATGTAATGTGGTGAAGACAGTTTTCCAAGAGTCCCTAGAAAGAGGAGAGATCGCGAGTTTTTCCGGACGCGGACTTTTCTTTTACCTctaattttcacaatattgaACAGAAACAAGTGATACTTACGAGGTTTGTCTGGTTTGTAGTATTTTGTATGTCTTTTCATTTGGAATATTGCTTCTGGTGGAaatctgctgggaaaacttattattttgtgattttccatCATATTGATACCTAATGCCTGAAGAAAGAAGGCCAAATAATGGAAAAAtccgttaaaaattaaataaaatcaaatttgaaattttaactgaccaaaagatttaaaaaataacgacttttatttgaaattgacGAAAGCAAATCCTCAACACGTCCACCTTCAGCCTTCCTTGAacaaaaattagcaaaatctgatccatttttccttttgaaaaataaataggtTAGTGATGCccttttggaaaagaaaagaatcaaaccaaaaatctctcaagtcattgaatttttctttctcttcagACTGAGAGGGCAACCTGGGTGTGCTCCTCTaatacaaaagaaatgaagaagaaatgaaagacAGCGAAACATGGATAGACGTTtagtttatttgaaaagtGATAAACCTTCCGATTAtgcccccaaaaaaaaagaaggtgaACCTCTCAACCTGCCTTCCACCTCCAACTCTCGTGATTGATCTCTTCTCgaggaaaaaagaataataaaatgaactaAGTGGCAAATGCAGCAAGTTGCTCGGCGTGAAAGAACACGCGGCCCCATCTTCATCAATTGATACATCCCAACCAAAATGATAAGGCAAAAGAAGTttaagaaagagaagaaaaaagtctcaAGACAGTCACTTTCAATCATTCAACTCAACACGGAAAGTCAGAGTCGGTGTGAGCTGATGCTAAAAATCTGAGAAAGAAGATGGAGCCCTCGAATCTCTTGCTCACGTCCATCTCCATCAGCCACAGAATCTCTGCAGAGTATTTGATATTTATTGATGATTGTCTCTCTCATCTGGATATGAACGAGATTTTCTTATAGAGAAGCCATTGGGCATCATCCTCTCACTCACTGATGACGCTCAATCTTCGCGCGCGCGCGTGAATTGCTGAAAAGCATGTCGATCTGTCTTTGGGGGGCTTTTTGGCACATTCCATGCCCCTCTCCCTCAACATAAATTGAGATGATACATCAAGAAATATCCAAAGCATTAAGTAGGAGAAGTGGAAATCAATTAAAGATTGTATATATTTCCTCCAGCCAACATTGATATGTTTGACAAACAAGACGTTATAGGAGAGATACTCGAAAAACTCCCACAAGCAGTGCGCAACGCAAGTCACTGCTGGTTGGGCTAAATCAACCTCTTCAGCATGGCaatcatggaaaaaaaaatttgaacatCAACTATCATTCTCTCCATCTCTTTTGACATCGATTGACCTCAATCAAATTGCTCTGGGtgagcataaaaattttcttcttcgtccGTCTTTCTTTTTCGCGCCTTCTCTTTGCACTTCAACGCTATGCGGGGGGAGATTTGTGTGATAAACGggtgaaatttgaatttgaatattgTGTGTCAAATTTTGACAGATTGTCAAATTTTCtgtcaaacttttgaaattgtgTTAACGGTTTTAACGAAGGAACAAAGGTTTTTTAATAGTAacgaaatcaataaattttctttaatttatcttcaatAATTTCTGATCATTGATTTGTCCActcattaaatttcttttaaaaataagaaaagaaaggaaaataatgaTGTCTGAAAGAATGAGGATTGCGTGTGAATTTTAGAGTTAtgcattttaaacattttaaagggCGGGAATGGCAAAAGCATAAAGTCATTCGACCAAGTTGCTCATCTTCTGCTGTTTCTGCATGAGGAAAATGTGTCTCACTCCTCTTTTGGCTCCCACACACCTGGATGCTCATCATTCTCCCTCCGATGTTGTTGCATTCCACAAATGATTCTGGATAAGCGAGCAGGCGGGCAGGCAGGGGAAGGATGCACCGGAGTGGTGTCTAATTAGGCTGTGTGGGGCAATAAAAAAGCAGCACTGAGGATGCTGGGGCAGAAGAGAGATGAGCGGGATGGCGTGTTAATTTGCTGTCGATGCCATGGCGATATGGGCGCAGGCAGATGCAATGGCGGAAAAGATCGCGCACCAAAGTCACATCCCTGTCGCTCCAATTTGTCAATTACCTGCACTGACTGAGAGCACGATGCGCTCTTCGCCATCCCGCGTCCCAGAAGAGCGAGATGCTGGAGAGATCGCCAGGGCATGATGATTGCAAATTGCTACGATCCCATCGTTGTCGTCATTAAATGATCCAACCACCACAAGTGGGCGCAGAAGCATCACCACAACATTGTGGATCATTGCGCGCATTGCAATCATGCCGGGTGGACAACCAAACTCCTTCGTCTTGACCCTCGTCTACAGAAAAGATGAATTATGGAGTTGAGAGAGCAGAGCAAGAGCGcagggaagaagaaaaatcgcaTTGATCTGCAACAGATCATATTTCACGCGCGCGCCAAATTATGCGCCTTTCTGCGATCAAAACCGCGCGATCCCTCATCCCGCCACACAGCACAGATCCGGGACACCGCCGGATGCGTGAGAGTGCAAAGTGTAACACATCTGTTGCAGAAAAGCGGGCAGCTCTATAAAATCACCTCCTTAATGGCACTTACATGTTCTCTCATTATTTTATGGTTCAATTTCTTCTCGTCTATTCTGGTGCGCACCTCAATTTATTCGTGCACCGGACGCGCGGCTATACTACCTGACAGATTCAAATTCTTCCCCCATTGTGCATCCACCTCCGTGCACCTCAGAGAGATTTTCTGCTTCTCCTCCAAAGGGAGCCCTCAGTCTGTTGTGATGCCCTTtcctttgaataattttcccgCAATATCATTTAAAAGTCATAAAGTAAATTACAGGTGAAAATACACATAATAGTGCTTTGGATGTTGCTGAGAAGAAGGGTGATGGGATGGCGCATGAAAGGAGAGATGGATGGACTTCTTGTCTTGTCTGAAAGGTACCTATTTTCCTAAGACAATAAATTGCCAGAACtgaacattctttttttcgctTCTTCTTGCCCTTGAAAGACATCAAAGCttgtaaaatcatttaaaatttattgaaaaaaaaagatttttttttaaaaatctaaagatgatattttttttagtcagaaaaatatttaaattagtgAGAAGAATGATATTTGATCAGGAAAATAGAGTATTGTgtcagttaaaaaaatattaaaattcaaataaaacagaaataaataaattcccatttattaaaaattaaaatctaaatatagagatagattctgatacaaatcttttctttttttttcctcacaattCGTTAGTTaggtcagttataagatttttggtattctgggaaaaatcttataaaattttgatatttatttctttctttaaacgggttactaaaagaaaattacttttctagaGTTCTGTAAGGTTTTCTTTGACTTTCTGGAACAACTAATACTTtgtttttctcgtttttcacttttagaaCGACAATAAAACGATAGGatgaaaaaacattgaaggattatgagaaaaaactcgccaatatccactgggatcacacagaaaaatgcaaataaagattgataaattaataaagatttgaaaaaaaaaatcacgattgGGCGACCCAaggaacgcgaaagggttaaagaaaataatttgcttaAACTCAATTAAATCAGAAgaatgcatttttcttttcaaattaatttaaataattaaaaaaatattaaaaatatatttccacccccaatttatgattttatattCACCTATACATATCAAATAAGTCTCAATGATGATTATTTGTTTTAGCAGGAAAATTTTGCTTGGTGTAAAATGTCACTCTGCATTGCAATAAAGTCGCGCGAGAGAGTCACGTCGCATCACAAAGTGCATGCAC is part of the Lutzomyia longipalpis isolate SR_M1_2022 chromosome 3, ASM2433408v1 genome and harbors:
- the LOC129793484 gene encoding kinesin-like protein KIF18A isoform X1; this encodes MAKKEGKMKVAVRIRPFNRQEMEANQRIIVRVIDEQNLLFDPDDDEDEFFFHGSKMKHRDITKRVRKKLPMEYDHVFGAEATNDDIYERCMKPLISSVMDGYNCSVFVYGATGAGKTFTMLGKENVPGITYLTIQELFRQMEELSDERKFDIGVSYLEVYNEQVMNLLTKVGPLKLREDSSGVVVSGLSLKPIFSSKELIGLLAQGNLNRTQHPTDANAESSRSHAIFQVHIRMGDRKTGQKRTVKLSMIDLAGSERASSTKGIGVRFKEGASINKSLLALGNCINKLADGIAHIPYRDSNLTRILKDSLGGNCQTVMIANVSPSSLMYDDTYNTLKYASRAKKIRIACKQNVLRANLPAEFYAKKTVAQEEEIEALKKLVKQLEERNAIQVAEIKRLEAENGANQENIQPRELSREAPAQPDLKETYRRIDRIYEEIRSAMTTLIQINSKQNILILKTKFKKCIEEQKKLLYLDGTQMNSDISRLEASIDKYSRQVDDQKKMMDEWQGKYQALVMELDALRQDIQGTAGQEMVEMYMKAKERERTIMYQDQRHLHINKMMTLIKNDMESGKAAQLMGCELVQQMYLLMRANNVAMDVNLKRKLQKLAKLIEGKASIKFADDDQEDSFEALSKIRVLDFDVAVVGVGGGKRMLEDDSMGMPAKRKRLLMDEAAASTSLPPVPLFAPPNPNETHVMSGVAPLEDAPAAQEMNHTFRVSTVLTDQKRNLSGNSTKAHAVRSSPKRLAGLSKATNNENKRNSPYRVKKSPRTMKRPIPIAKAGLPFRNGINALQKKESAVQKFWK
- the LOC129793484 gene encoding kinesin-like protein KIF18A isoform X2, yielding MAKKEGKMKVAVRIRPFNRQEMEANQRIIVRVIDEQNLLFDPDDDEDEFFFHGSKMKHRDITKRVRKKLPMEYDHVFGAEATNDDIYERCMKPLISSVMDGYNCSVFVYGATGAGKTFTMLGKENVPGITYLTIQELFRQMEELSDERKFDIGVSYLEVYNEQVMNLLTKVGPLKLREDSSGVVVSGLSLKPIFSSKELIGLLAQGNLNRTQHPTDANAESSRSHAIFQVHIRMGDRKTGQKRTVKLSMIDLAGSERASSTKGIGVRFKEGASINKSLLALGNCINKLADGIAHIPYRDSNLTRILKDSLGGNCQTVMIANVSPSSLMYDDTYNTLKYASRAKKIRIACKQNVLRANLPAEFYAKKTVAQEEEIEALKKLVKQLEERNAIQVAEIKRLEAENGANQENIQPRELSREAPAQPDLKETYRRIDRIYEEIRSAMTTLIQINSKQNILILKTKFKKCIEEQKKLLYLDGTQMNSDISRLEASIDKYSRQVDDQKKMMDEWQGKYQALVMELDALRQDIQGTAGQEMVEMYMKAKERERTIMYQDQRHLHINKMMTLIKNDMESGKAAQLMGCELVQQMYLLMRANNVAMDVNLKRKLQKLAKLIEGKASIKFADDDQEDSFEALSKIRVLDFDVAVVGVGGGKRMLEDDSMGMPAKRKRLLMDEAAASTSLPPVPLFAPPNPNETHVMSGVAPLEDAPAAQEMNHTFRVSTVLTDQKRNLSGNSTKAHAVRSSPKRLAGLSKATNNENKRNSPYRVKKSPRTMKRPIPIAKGLPFRNGINALQKKESAVQKFWK
- the LOC129793537 gene encoding ribosome-recycling factor, mitochondrial, with translation MLSSIRSCSRILPHLRQAIVLQKFPTELPGISYRRCISLTQRWDKSKDKKKDKKPGKVEINEEILREHVKYEALLGQMEKAIENLKEDYIRNISLRSSTGALEELKVRVDGKEHKLQELGQIIRKNPQVIVINLSGFPQTIPAVLGALQKSGMNLNPQQDGTTLFVTVPPVTKEHREQLAKGAKALFIKCRDTIRTAQNDTVKKIRKSGSISEDVGFSIQQQVVAIGDKFVAEAEKIHDVKHKELLGDRK